Proteins co-encoded in one Lynx canadensis isolate LIC74 chromosome C1, mLynCan4.pri.v2, whole genome shotgun sequence genomic window:
- the LOC115520672 gene encoding keratinocyte proline-rich protein isoform X2 codes for MCDQQQIQCCMSLPQCCVKGSSFYPSQNPSARSQVVVQAPCEMQIVECPAPCPVQVSQVKCQAPCQSQTTQVKCQAPCQSKTTQVKGQASSQSQTTQVKSQASSQSQISCVQCQAPCKPQVSYVHCEAPCPFQTCYMECAPVYYTETCYVECPVQTYIPCPAPQPVQTYVASPPVSQTQGRFSTQCQYQGSSNRCSPQRQSQASYSTCAPQFRSGAYYGDCAPQRQSRAAFSTCAPQCQATGSYRSFTAQRRSRSSTRCLPARQLQPSYRSCSPPRRSEPYYSGCLSSACSSGSYNYCTPPRRSEPIYSSGCPRGRTSGCSQRCGPKCRIEISSPCCPKQVPPQKCPVQIPPIRRCSESCAPRPSWGAFCPELRPRVESRPLPSFCPPRRRDQSPEPPLHRCPPPAPCPCPRPAPRLYPRPEPSSRSGPRPCPPPRRLSEPGLCPEPRPAPRRFPAQREFPEWRPCPQPYEHPEPHSLPEPIPLPAPCPSPEPCVEPPCDPSPCSGPNPISCPGDLGCHESSPCRLDTEAPSCDPAAYNQWQGSGDSCGPCDMTPEPQGVSDCGDQGGPYVGVKGGPSAGTKGAYF; via the coding sequence ATGTGTGACCAGCAGCAGATTCAGTGTTGCATGTCACTCCCCCAGTGCTGTGTGAAGGGCTCCTCCTTCTATCCCTCCCAGAATCCCAGTGCCAGGAGCCAGGTTGTGGTCCAAGCACCTTGTGAGATGCAAATTGTGGAGTGCCCCGCACCATGCCCAGTTCAAGTTTCCCAGGTAAAATGCCAGGCTCCATGCCAGTCCCAGACCACACAGGTGaagtgtcaggctccatgccagtCTAAGACCACCCAAGTGAAGGGCCAGGCTTCAAGCCAGTCCCAGACCACCCAAGTGAAGAGCCAGGCTTCAAGCCAGTCTCAAATTTCCTGTGTTCAATGCCAGGCTCCATGCAAGCCTCAGGTTTCCTATGTGCATTGTGAAGCCCCATGCCCTTTTCAGACCTGCTATATGGAATGTGCTCCAGTTTATTATACAGAAACTTGTTATGTGGAATGCCCAGTCCAGACCTACATACCCTGTCCAGCTCCTCAGCCTGTCCAGACTTACGTGGCTTCTCCCCCAGTTTCCCAGACTCAGGGAAGATTCTCCACTCAGTGCCAGTATCAGGGCTCCTCCAACAGATGCTCCCCGCAGCGTCAGTCCCAGGCTTCCTACAGCACCTGTGCCCCGCAGTTCCGATCTGGGGCTTACTACGGCGACTGCGCCCCCCAGCGCCAGTCCCGGGCTGCATTTAGCACTTGCGCACCCCAGTGCCAGGCCACTGGCTCTTACCGGAGCTTCACCGCACAGCGTCGCTCGCGGAGCTCCACCAGATGCCTCCCTGCTCGCCAGCTGCAGCCTTCCTACCGCAGCTGCTCCCCACCACGACGGTCTGAGCCCTACTACAGCGGCTGCCTGTCATCAGCGTGCTCTTCGGGCTCCTATAACTACTGCACCCCTCCGCGCCGCTCGGAGCCCATCTATAGCAGTGGCTGTCCTCGGGGTCGCACTTCAGGCTGCTCTCAGAGATGTGGTCCCAAGTGCCGGATAGAGATTTCTTCCCCCTGCTGCCCCAAGCAGGTCCCCCCGCAAAAGTGTCCTGTTCAGATTCCTCCCATCAGACGCTGCTCTGAGAGTTGTGCCCCACGACCCTCCTGGGGTGCCTTCTGCCCGGAGCTGAGGCCACGTGTAGAGTCACGTCCACTCCCAAGCTTCTGTCCACCGCGGCGTCGGGACCAAAGTCCAGAGCCGCCGCTGCATCGatgcccaccccctgccccctgtccATGCCCACGTCCTGCTCCGCGGCTGTATCCTCGCCCAGAGCCAAGCTCGAGGTCAGGGCCTCGTCCGTGTCCTCCACCGCGGCGACTCTCTGAACCCGGTCTGTGTCCAGAGCCACGTCCAGCCCCACGTCGTTTCCCAGCGCAGCGTGAATTTCCCGAATGGCGTCCGTGTCCACAGCCCTATGAGCATCCAGAACCTCATTCACTCCCGGAGCCAATTCCCCTTCCAGCGCCGTGCCCGAGCCCggagccctgtgtggagccccCGTGCGATCCCAGCCCTTGCTCAGGCCCCAATCCAATCTCATGTCCGGGGGACCTGGGCTGTCATGAGTCCAGCCCATGCCGCCTGGACACCGAGGCTCCAAGCTGCGACCCAGCTGCTTATAACCAGTGGCAAGGAAGTGGTGACAGCTGTGGACCCTGTGATATGACTCCAGAGCCACAGGGTGTCAGTGATTGTGGAGACCAAGGAGGCCCCTATGTTGGAGTAAAAGGAGGTCCTTCTGCTGGAACAAAGggtgcttatttttaa
- the LOC115520672 gene encoding keratinocyte proline-rich protein isoform X1, with amino-acid sequence MLSSMPSCVEHWYVLSPACIRTMCDQQQIQCCMSLPQCCVKGSSFYPSQNPSARSQVVVQAPCEMQIVECPAPCPVQVSQVKCQAPCQSQTTQVKCQAPCQSKTTQVKGQASSQSQTTQVKSQASSQSQISCVQCQAPCKPQVSYVHCEAPCPFQTCYMECAPVYYTETCYVECPVQTYIPCPAPQPVQTYVASPPVSQTQGRFSTQCQYQGSSNRCSPQRQSQASYSTCAPQFRSGAYYGDCAPQRQSRAAFSTCAPQCQATGSYRSFTAQRRSRSSTRCLPARQLQPSYRSCSPPRRSEPYYSGCLSSACSSGSYNYCTPPRRSEPIYSSGCPRGRTSGCSQRCGPKCRIEISSPCCPKQVPPQKCPVQIPPIRRCSESCAPRPSWGAFCPELRPRVESRPLPSFCPPRRRDQSPEPPLHRCPPPAPCPCPRPAPRLYPRPEPSSRSGPRPCPPPRRLSEPGLCPEPRPAPRRFPAQREFPEWRPCPQPYEHPEPHSLPEPIPLPAPCPSPEPCVEPPCDPSPCSGPNPISCPGDLGCHESSPCRLDTEAPSCDPAAYNQWQGSGDSCGPCDMTPEPQGVSDCGDQGGPYVGVKGGPSAGTKGAYF; translated from the exons ATGCTGTCTTCAATGCCCTCTTGTGTTGAACACTGGTAT GTCCTATCACCTGCCTGCATCAGAACCATGTGTGACCAGCAGCAGATTCAGTGTTGCATGTCACTCCCCCAGTGCTGTGTGAAGGGCTCCTCCTTCTATCCCTCCCAGAATCCCAGTGCCAGGAGCCAGGTTGTGGTCCAAGCACCTTGTGAGATGCAAATTGTGGAGTGCCCCGCACCATGCCCAGTTCAAGTTTCCCAGGTAAAATGCCAGGCTCCATGCCAGTCCCAGACCACACAGGTGaagtgtcaggctccatgccagtCTAAGACCACCCAAGTGAAGGGCCAGGCTTCAAGCCAGTCCCAGACCACCCAAGTGAAGAGCCAGGCTTCAAGCCAGTCTCAAATTTCCTGTGTTCAATGCCAGGCTCCATGCAAGCCTCAGGTTTCCTATGTGCATTGTGAAGCCCCATGCCCTTTTCAGACCTGCTATATGGAATGTGCTCCAGTTTATTATACAGAAACTTGTTATGTGGAATGCCCAGTCCAGACCTACATACCCTGTCCAGCTCCTCAGCCTGTCCAGACTTACGTGGCTTCTCCCCCAGTTTCCCAGACTCAGGGAAGATTCTCCACTCAGTGCCAGTATCAGGGCTCCTCCAACAGATGCTCCCCGCAGCGTCAGTCCCAGGCTTCCTACAGCACCTGTGCCCCGCAGTTCCGATCTGGGGCTTACTACGGCGACTGCGCCCCCCAGCGCCAGTCCCGGGCTGCATTTAGCACTTGCGCACCCCAGTGCCAGGCCACTGGCTCTTACCGGAGCTTCACCGCACAGCGTCGCTCGCGGAGCTCCACCAGATGCCTCCCTGCTCGCCAGCTGCAGCCTTCCTACCGCAGCTGCTCCCCACCACGACGGTCTGAGCCCTACTACAGCGGCTGCCTGTCATCAGCGTGCTCTTCGGGCTCCTATAACTACTGCACCCCTCCGCGCCGCTCGGAGCCCATCTATAGCAGTGGCTGTCCTCGGGGTCGCACTTCAGGCTGCTCTCAGAGATGTGGTCCCAAGTGCCGGATAGAGATTTCTTCCCCCTGCTGCCCCAAGCAGGTCCCCCCGCAAAAGTGTCCTGTTCAGATTCCTCCCATCAGACGCTGCTCTGAGAGTTGTGCCCCACGACCCTCCTGGGGTGCCTTCTGCCCGGAGCTGAGGCCACGTGTAGAGTCACGTCCACTCCCAAGCTTCTGTCCACCGCGGCGTCGGGACCAAAGTCCAGAGCCGCCGCTGCATCGatgcccaccccctgccccctgtccATGCCCACGTCCTGCTCCGCGGCTGTATCCTCGCCCAGAGCCAAGCTCGAGGTCAGGGCCTCGTCCGTGTCCTCCACCGCGGCGACTCTCTGAACCCGGTCTGTGTCCAGAGCCACGTCCAGCCCCACGTCGTTTCCCAGCGCAGCGTGAATTTCCCGAATGGCGTCCGTGTCCACAGCCCTATGAGCATCCAGAACCTCATTCACTCCCGGAGCCAATTCCCCTTCCAGCGCCGTGCCCGAGCCCggagccctgtgtggagccccCGTGCGATCCCAGCCCTTGCTCAGGCCCCAATCCAATCTCATGTCCGGGGGACCTGGGCTGTCATGAGTCCAGCCCATGCCGCCTGGACACCGAGGCTCCAAGCTGCGACCCAGCTGCTTATAACCAGTGGCAAGGAAGTGGTGACAGCTGTGGACCCTGTGATATGACTCCAGAGCCACAGGGTGTCAGTGATTGTGGAGACCAAGGAGGCCCCTATGTTGGAGTAAAAGGAGGTCCTTCTGCTGGAACAAAGggtgcttatttttaa